The following are from one region of the Juglans regia cultivar Chandler chromosome 10, Walnut 2.0, whole genome shotgun sequence genome:
- the LOC108991539 gene encoding uncharacterized protein LOC108991539 translates to MKKDKGVAVSSPKSGDDTEKDSPLPTIRFSSRNASSKYDFVKVKVWLGDNADHYYVLSRFLLSRMLTVTKIPNHVAIKIALELKKLLIDNSLLDVSQSDLEANLFKLMERRGYGEEYISRYKMMTRFHHQRVPLVILVCGTACVGKSTIATQLAQRLNLPNVLQTDMVYELLRTATDAPLASTPVWARDFSSSEELITEFCRECRIVRKGLAGDLKKAMKDGKPIIIEGIHLDPSIYLMDDENKTPAKLLEKSKEANYASVTCDDNTATDLGKNSPGACGSNSENNNSLLHTSLEEGISTDLVNKVSDTLESINLAGSVSGSKGETVRDPETGGNTSVRKEKSGAEPIIIPIVLKMAEFDHKALLEEWITTRTFKDKCLVQDKDKLMTNLKTIQDYLCSFESQGLTVADISATTFPQTLDWLHSYLLQCIEQGISSESNEDGR, encoded by the exons ATGAAGAAGGACAAGGGAGTGGCAGTTTCAAGCCCTAAAAGCGGAGACGATACAGAGAAAGATTCACCCTTACCCACCATCAGATTCTCTTCACGAAATGCTTCCTCCAAATACGACTTTGtcaag GTAAAGGTTTGGTTGGGTGACAATGCGGATCACTATTACGTTCTATCGAGATTCCTTCTCAGTAGAATGCTAACTGTCACCAAG ATACCAAATCATGTAGCTATTAAAATTGCTCTTGAACTGAAGAAGCTGCTCATAGACAACAGCCTTCTAGATGT CTCTCAGTCAGATTTGGAAGCTAATCTGTTTAAG CTCATGGAGCGGCGGGGTTATGGGGAAGAGTACATTAGTCGTTACAAGATGATGACCAG ATTTCACCATCAAAGAGTGCCACTGGTAATTCTTGTATGTGGAACTGCTTGCGTCGGAAAGTCTACCATTGCTACCCAACTGGCACAAAGGCTAAATTTGCCAAATGTCCTACAG ACCGATATGGTATATGAATTGCTGCGAACAGCAACAGA TGCCCCATTGGCGTCTACTCCTGTATGGGCTCGAGACTTCAGCTCCTCTGAGGAGTTAATCACTGAATTTTGTAGAGAATGCAGAATTGTTCGTAAAG GCTTGGCTGGTGATTTGAAGAAGGCTATGAAAGATGGGAAACCAATTATAATTGAG GGAATTCATTTAGATCCTAGCATTTATTTGATGGATGACGAAAATAAAACACCAGCTAAGTTGCTGGAAAAATCTAAAGAGGCTAATTATGCGTCTGTGACATGTGACGATAACACTGCAACGGACTTGGGAAAAAATTCTCCTGGTGCTTGTGGAAGTAACAGTGAAAATAACAATAGTCTCTTGCATACGAGTTTAGAAGAAGGCATATCTACTGATCTGGTGAATAAAGTTTCGGACACTCTGGAGTCAATCAACTTAGCAGGAAGTGTCTCTGGGAGCAAAG GCGAGACTGTTAGAGATCCAGAGACAGGAGGAAATACTTCTGTTAGGAAAGAGAAGTCTGGTGCTGAACCAATAATTATACCTATAGTTCTGAAGATGGCTGaatttgatcataag GCATTACTAGAGGAGTGGATCACAACCCGAACATTCAAGGATAAATGTCTAGTCCAG GACAAAGATAAACTAATGACCAACTTAAAAACTATTCAGGACTATCTTTGCTCGTTTGAGTCACAG GGTTTGACTGTTGCAGATATAAGTGCAACGACATTCCCACAAACACTGGATTGGCTGCACAGTTATCTTCTTCAG TGCATTGAGCAGGGCATTTCATCTGAGTCCAATGAAGATGGAAGATAA
- the LOC108991535 gene encoding F-box protein At5g07670-like isoform X1: MPFSAEIPEVPSPPTVKKRFPSWSKLWVKNAKKPLKHVVLTMQLQSLSSPAIKSPKIPKTLTPTLPNSDPTLSLPDPLLLKILSKLPDSQRNSNSLVCKRWLNLQGRLFRSVKLLDWQFLESGRLVFRFPNLTRVDLVPGCLVTPQNSGILLSHRVVSVQVESWFSKKWKLCEDCLLPAKLIDRGLKLLASSCPNLRKLSVIGISELGLLNVAEECSTLQELELHKCNDDVLRGIAACTNLQVLRLVGKVDGFYSSVVSDIGLTIMAQGCKRLVKLELHGCEGSFDGIKAIGQSCQMLEELTICDHRMDSGWLAGLSYCENLKTLRFQSCKGIDPSPGPDDYLVCCPALERLHLQKCQLRDKKSLRALFMVCGAVREMVFQDCWGLDNDMFSLASTCSRRVELLSLEGCSLLTTDGLATVVLSWKELQSLRVVSCKNIKDSEISPSLSTLFSVFKEFKWRPDTKSLLPSSLAGIGMGKKGGKFFKRM, translated from the exons ATGCCGTTCTCGGCGGAAATACCTGAAGTCCCTAGCCCGCCAACTGTGAAGAAGAGGTTCCCAAGCTGGTCGAAACTCTGGGTCAAGAACGCCAAGAAGCCTCTCAAGCATGTGGTCTTGACCATGCAGCTCCAGTCTCTTTCTTCCCCCGCCATTAAGTCACCCAAAATCCCCAAGACCCTAACCCCCACTTTGCCCAATTCCGACCCTACTCTCTCCCTACCCGACCCCCTTCTCCTTAAAATCCTCTCCAAACTCCCTGATTCCCAGCGTAACTCCAACTCCCTCGTTTGCAAGCGCTGGCTTAACCTCCAAGGTCGACTTTTCCGCTCCGTGAAGCTCTTAGATTGGCAGTTTCTCGAGTCGGGTCGGTTGGTGTTTCGGTTCCCGAATCTTACTCGTGTGGATTTGGTTCCTGGGTGTTTGGTTACACCCCAAAATTCCGGGATTTTGCTGAGCCACAGAGTTGTTTCTGTGCAAGTCGAATCCTGGTTTTCAAAGAAATGGAAGTTATGTGAAGACTGTTTGTTGCCTGCAAAGCTTATTGATAGGGGGCTAAAACTGTTGGCGAGTAGTTGTCCCAATTTGCGCAAGCTTTCGGTGATTGGCATAAGTGAATTGGGGCTGTTGAATGTAGCTGAGGAGTGCTCGACGCTCCAAGAGTTGGAGTTGCATAAGTGTAATGACGATGTGTTGCGCGGTATTGCGGCGTGCACGAATTTGCAAGTGTTGAGGTTGGTCGGCAAAGTGGATGGGTTTTATAGTTCCGTGGTTTCGGATATTGGGTTAACGATAATGGCACAAGGGTGTAAGAGGTTGGTGAAGCTCGAGCTTCATGGGTGTGAGGGGAGTTTTGATGGAATTAAGGCGATCGGGCAGTCTTGCCAAATGTTGGAAGAATTGACTATTTGTGATCATAGGATGGATAGTGGATGGTTGGCGGGGCTTTCGTACTGTGAGAATTTGAAGACTTTGAGGTTTCAGTCGTGTAAAGGGATTGATCCGAGTCCGGGGCCAGACGATTACTTGGTTTGTTGCCCGGCTCTCGAACGGTTACATTTACAGAAGTGCCAGTTACGGGATAAGAAAAGCCTGCGAGCTCTTTTTATGGTGTGTGGGGCTGTCAGGGAGATGGTTTTTCAAGACTGTTGGGGCTTGGATAATGACATGTTCAGCTTGGCTAGTACTTGCAG CAGGAGGGTAGAGTTGCTATCTTTAGAAGGATGCTCATTGCTAACTACCGATGGTCTGGCCACTGTAGTTCTTTCCTGGAAGGAGCTACAAAGTCTTAGAGTTGTCTCCTGTAAGAATATAAAGGATAGTGAAATCTCCCCTTCACTCTCAAccttgttttctgtttttaaagAGTTTAAATGGAGGCCAGATACGAAGTCTCTTCTTCCATCGAGTCTTGCGGGCATTGGCATGGGAAAGAAAGGTGGTAAATTTTTTAAGAGGATGTGA
- the LOC108991535 gene encoding F-box protein At5g07670-like isoform X2, whose amino-acid sequence MPFSAEIPEVPSPPTVKKRFPSWSKLWVKNAKKPLKHVVLTMQLQSLSSPAIKSPKIPKTLTPTLPNSDPTLSLPDPLLLKILSKLPDSQRNSNSLVCKRWLNLQGRLFRSVKLLDWQFLESGRLVFRFPNLTRVDLVPGCLVTPQNSGILLSHRVVSVQVESWFSKKWKLCEDCLLPAKLIDRGLKLLASSCPNLRKLSVIGISELGLLNVAEECSTLQELELHKCNDDVLRGIAACTNLQVLRLVGKVDGFYSSVVSDIGLTIMAQGCKRLVKLELHGCEGSFDGIKAIGQSCQMLEELTICDHRMDSGWLAGLSYCENLKTLRFQSCKGIDPSPGPDDYLVCCPALERLHLQKCQLRDKKSLRALFMVCGAVREMVFQDCWGLDNDMFSLASTCRRVELLSLEGCSLLTTDGLATVVLSWKELQSLRVVSCKNIKDSEISPSLSTLFSVFKEFKWRPDTKSLLPSSLAGIGMGKKGGKFFKRM is encoded by the exons ATGCCGTTCTCGGCGGAAATACCTGAAGTCCCTAGCCCGCCAACTGTGAAGAAGAGGTTCCCAAGCTGGTCGAAACTCTGGGTCAAGAACGCCAAGAAGCCTCTCAAGCATGTGGTCTTGACCATGCAGCTCCAGTCTCTTTCTTCCCCCGCCATTAAGTCACCCAAAATCCCCAAGACCCTAACCCCCACTTTGCCCAATTCCGACCCTACTCTCTCCCTACCCGACCCCCTTCTCCTTAAAATCCTCTCCAAACTCCCTGATTCCCAGCGTAACTCCAACTCCCTCGTTTGCAAGCGCTGGCTTAACCTCCAAGGTCGACTTTTCCGCTCCGTGAAGCTCTTAGATTGGCAGTTTCTCGAGTCGGGTCGGTTGGTGTTTCGGTTCCCGAATCTTACTCGTGTGGATTTGGTTCCTGGGTGTTTGGTTACACCCCAAAATTCCGGGATTTTGCTGAGCCACAGAGTTGTTTCTGTGCAAGTCGAATCCTGGTTTTCAAAGAAATGGAAGTTATGTGAAGACTGTTTGTTGCCTGCAAAGCTTATTGATAGGGGGCTAAAACTGTTGGCGAGTAGTTGTCCCAATTTGCGCAAGCTTTCGGTGATTGGCATAAGTGAATTGGGGCTGTTGAATGTAGCTGAGGAGTGCTCGACGCTCCAAGAGTTGGAGTTGCATAAGTGTAATGACGATGTGTTGCGCGGTATTGCGGCGTGCACGAATTTGCAAGTGTTGAGGTTGGTCGGCAAAGTGGATGGGTTTTATAGTTCCGTGGTTTCGGATATTGGGTTAACGATAATGGCACAAGGGTGTAAGAGGTTGGTGAAGCTCGAGCTTCATGGGTGTGAGGGGAGTTTTGATGGAATTAAGGCGATCGGGCAGTCTTGCCAAATGTTGGAAGAATTGACTATTTGTGATCATAGGATGGATAGTGGATGGTTGGCGGGGCTTTCGTACTGTGAGAATTTGAAGACTTTGAGGTTTCAGTCGTGTAAAGGGATTGATCCGAGTCCGGGGCCAGACGATTACTTGGTTTGTTGCCCGGCTCTCGAACGGTTACATTTACAGAAGTGCCAGTTACGGGATAAGAAAAGCCTGCGAGCTCTTTTTATGGTGTGTGGGGCTGTCAGGGAGATGGTTTTTCAAGACTGTTGGGGCTTGGATAATGACATGTTCAGCTTGGCTAGTACTTGCAG GAGGGTAGAGTTGCTATCTTTAGAAGGATGCTCATTGCTAACTACCGATGGTCTGGCCACTGTAGTTCTTTCCTGGAAGGAGCTACAAAGTCTTAGAGTTGTCTCCTGTAAGAATATAAAGGATAGTGAAATCTCCCCTTCACTCTCAAccttgttttctgtttttaaagAGTTTAAATGGAGGCCAGATACGAAGTCTCTTCTTCCATCGAGTCTTGCGGGCATTGGCATGGGAAAGAAAGGTGGTAAATTTTTTAAGAGGATGTGA
- the LOC118343704 gene encoding uncharacterized protein LOC118343704, translated as MKKDKGVAVSSPKSGDDTEKDSPLPTIRFSSRNASSKYDFVKVKVWLGDNADHYYVLSRFLLSRMLTVTKIPNHVAIKIALELKKLLIDNSLLDVSQSDLEANLFKLMERRGYGEEYISRYKMMTRFHHQRVPLVILVCGTACVGKSTIATQLAQRLNLPNVLQTDMVYELLRTATDAPLASTPVWARDFSSSEELITEFCRECRIVRKGLAGDLKKAMKDGKPIIIEGIHLDPSIYLMDDENKTPAKLLEKSKEANYASVTCDDNTATDLGKNSPGACGSNSENSNSLSHTSLEEGISTDLVNKVSDTLESINLAGSVSGSKGETVRDPETGGNTSVRKEKSGAEPIIIPIVLKMAEFDHKALLEEWITTRTFKDKCLVQDKDKLMTNLKTIQDYLCSFESQGLTVADISATTFPQTLDWLHSYLLQCIEQGISSESNEDGR; from the exons aTGAAGAAGGACAAGGGAGTGGCAGTTTCAAGCCCTAAAAGCGGAGACGATACAGAGAAAGATTCACCCTTACCCACCATCAGATTCTCTTCACGAAATGCTTCCTCCAAATACGACTTTGtcaag GTAAAGGTTTGGTTGGGTGACAATGCGGATCACTATTACGTTCTATCGAGATTCCTTCTCAGTAGAATGCTAACTGTCACCAAG ATACCAAATCATGTAGCTATTAAAATTGCTCTTGAACTGAAGAAGCTGCTCATAGACAACAGCCTTCTAGATGT CTCTCAGTCAGATTTGGAAGCTAATCTGTTTAAG CTCATGGAGCGGCGGGGTTATGGGGAAGAGTACATTAGTCGTTACAAGATGATGACCAG ATTTCACCATCAAAGAGTGCCACTGGTAATTCTTGTATGTGGAACTGCTTGCGTCGGAAAGTCTACCATTGCTACCCAACTGGCACAAAGGCTAAATTTGCCAAATGTCCTACAG ACCGATATGGTATATGAATTGCTGCGAACAGCAACAGA TGCCCCATTGGCGTCTACTCCTGTATGGGCTCGAGACTTCAGCTCCTCTGAGGAGTTAATCACTGAATTTTGTAGAGAATGCAGAATTGTCCGTAAAG GCCTGGCTGGTGATTTGAAGAAGGCTATGAAAGATGGGAAACCAATTATAATTGAG GGAATTCATTTAGATCCTAGCATTTATTTGATGGATGACGAAAATAAAACACCAGCTAAGTTGCTGGAAAAATCTAAAGAGGCTAATTATGCGTCTGTGACATGTGACGATAACACTGCAACGGACTTGGGAAAAAATTCTCCTGGTGCTTGTGGAAGTAACAGTGAAAATAGCAATAGTCTCTCGCATACGAGTTTAGAAGAAGGCATATCTACTGATCTGGTGAATAAAGTTTCGGACACCCTGGAGTCAATCAACTTAGCAGGAAGTGTCTCTGGGAGCAAAG GCGAGACTGTTAGAGATCCAGAGACAGGAGGAAATACTTCTGTTAGGAAAGAGAAGTCTGGTGCTGAACCAATAATTATACCTATAGTTCTGAAGATGGCTGaatttgatcataag GCATTACTAGAGGAGTGGATCACAACCCGAACATTCAAGGATAAATGTCTAGTCCAG GACAAAGATAAACTAATGACCAACTTAAAAACTATTCAGGACTATCTTTGCTCGTTTGAGTCACAG GGTTTGACTGTTGCAGATATAAGTGCAACGACATTCCCACAAACACTGGATTGGCTGCACAGTTATCTTCTTCAG TGCATTGAGCAGGGCATTTCATCTGAGTCCAATGAAGATGGAAGATAA
- the LOC118349590 gene encoding structural maintenance of chromosomes protein 2-1-like, whose product MVQKIMKEKQKKIGGMGRGVCRSSDGGVGEELKRMWRLLFDNDIGGDRQVAFNNEIRTPSVTLEGDIFQPSGLLTGGSRKGGGDFLRQLHDLAEADSELSTHQKKLSEIETQIAELRPLQKKFMDLKAQLELKSYDLKLFQGRAEQNEHHKLSELVKRIEQELEETKSAAKEKQLLYENCVNTVSLLEKSIKEHDNNREGRLKDLEKKIKMIKSQMQSSSKALKGHENEKERLVMEMEAVVEERASLETQLACLRQQIDSLTAEVEEHKLKVAATRNNHEQAQSELDLIRLKMKECDSQISCILKEQQKLQHKLSEINLQRKKMENEVKRMQMEQKDCSTKVDKLLEKHAWITSEKQLFGRRGTDYDFSSCDPFKATEELERLQAEQSGLEKRVNKKVMAMFEKAEDEYNELMSKKNIIENDKSKIKKVIEELDEKKKETLKVTWVKVNSDFGSIFSTLLPGTLAKLEPPEGCSFLDGLEVRVAFGGVWKQSLSELSGGQRSLLALSLILALLLFKPAPLYILDEVDAALDLSHTQNIGRMIKTHFPHSQFIVVSLKEGMFNNANVLFRTKFVDGVSTVQRTVAAKQSK is encoded by the exons ATGGTTcagaaaataatgaaagagaagCAGAAAAAGATTGGTGGGATGGGGAGAGGTGTTTGTAGGTCAAGTGATGGTGGAGTGGGTGAAGAGTTGAAGAGGATGTGGAGGCTACTGTTTGACAATGATATTGGTGGAGATAGGCAG GTTGCATTTAATAATGAAATTCGAACCCCAAGTGTCACTCTTGAAGGTGATATATTTCAGCCAAGCGGTCTTTTGACTGGTGGAAGCCGCAA GGGTGGCGGTGATTTCTTAAGGCAACTTCATGATTTGGCAGAGGCTGATTCAGAACTTTCTACACATCAAAAAAAGTTGTCTGAAATTGAAACGCAG ATTGCAGAGCTCCGGCCTCTTCAGAAAAAGTTCATGGACCTCAAAGCACAGCTAGAGCTGAAATCATATGACCTTAAACTGTTTCAGGGCAGGGCTGAGCAAAATGAGCATCATAAG CTCAGTGAATTAGTCAAGAGGATTGAGCAGGAGCTTGAAGAAACAAAATCCGCGGCTAAAGAAAAGCAACTTTTGTATGAAAACTGTGTTAATACAGTTTCATTGCTCGAGAAATCTATCAAAGAGCATGATAATAATCGGGAGGGCAGGCTCAAggatttggagaaaaagattaagatgataaaatctcaAATGCAGTCATCTTCCAAAGCTCTCAAG GGGCATGAAAATGAGAAGGAGAGGCTTGTTATGGAAATGGAAGCTGTTGTAGAGGAACGTGCATCCTTAGAGACTCAACTAGCTTGTTTGAGACAACAAATTGATAGTCTTACTGCTGAAGTAGAAGAACATAAATTGAAG GTTGCTGCCACAAGGAATAATCATGAACAGGCTCAATCGGAGCTTGATTTGATCCGTTTGAAAATGAAGGAATGTGACTCCCAGATTAGTTGTATTCTTAAGGAGCAGCAGAAACTTCAGCATAAACTTAGTGAGATTAATCTtcagaggaagaagatggaaaATGAG GTAAAAAGAATGCAGATGGAACAAAAAGATTGCTCTACAAAAGTAGACAAACTGCTAGAGAAGCATGCATGGATTACATCTGAGAAACAGTTATTTGGAAGACGCGGAACTGATTATGATTTTTCATCTTGTGATCCTTTTAAGGCAACCGAAGAACTTGAGCGACTGCAGGCAGAACAATCAGG CCTCGAGAAAAGGGTGAACAAGAAAGTGATGGCAATGTTTGAGAAAGCAGAAGACGAGTACAATGAATTGATGTCGAAGAAAAACATCATTGAG AATGACAAGTCGAAAATCAAGAAGGTCATAGAAGAGCTAGatgagaaaaagaaggaaacgcTAAAAGTTACTTGGGTTAAAGTTAACAG TGATTTTGGATCTATCTTTTCCACCCTGTTACCGGGAACCTTGGCAAAGCTAGAACCTCCTGAAGGATGCAGCTTCCTTGATGGTCTTGAGGTTCGTGTAGCATTTGGAGGTGTTTGGAAACAATCCCTGTCAGAACTCAGTGGAGGCCAACGATCTTTGCTTGCACTTTCTCTTATCTTGGCTCTACTCCTTTTTAAACCAGCTCCACTTTACATATTGGATGAG GTTGATGCAGCACTTGATCTAAGCCACACTCAGAACATAGGGCGAATGATTAAAACTCACTTCCCACACTCCCAG TTTATTGTGGTCTCACTGAAAGAAGGCATGTTCAATAATGCTAATGTTCTTTTCCGGACAAAATTTGTGGATGGTGTTTCCACAGTTCAGAGGACTGTTGCAGCTAAGCAGAGCAAGTGA
- the LOC109021606 gene encoding NADPH-dependent aldo-keto reductase, chloroplastic-like produces MRNNIHEVRLNCGITMPVMGFGTFSFENDWETTEKAIHMALKMGYRHFDTARIYGSEPAVGNALTEAILDRTVEREDIFVTSKLWGSDHHNPVSALQKTLQKMSMEYVDMYLVHWPIKLKPWVSYAIPKEEDFEELDMESTWAGMEKCLDMGLCRCIGVSNFSSKKIQGLLDFASVPPAVNQVEMHPMWRQSKLRETCADDKIHVSAYSPLGAPGNAWGSTAVVDNPIIQSIALKHKATPAQVALKWGLSKGSSVIVKSFNQHRMKDNMGSFDLKLDDQDFLEIDKLEEWKIMRGEFLVNETTSPYRTIQDLWDGEI; encoded by the exons CGTTTGAACTGTGGCATTACAATGCCTGTCATGGGATTTGGCACTTTTTCCTTCGAAAATGATTGGGAGACAACAGAGAAAGCCATCCATATGGCCCTCAAG ATGGGTTACAGGCATTTTGATACAGCAAGGATATATGGTTCGGAGCCAGCGGTGGGAAATGCTTTAACAGAAGCAATTCTCGATCGGACAGTAGAGAGAGAAGATATTTTTGTTACGTCTAAACTGTGGGGCAGTGATCACCATAATCCTGTTTCAGCACTCCAGAAAACTCTACA GAAGATGAGCATGGAATATGTGGACATGTATCTGGTTCACTGGCCAATCAAGTTAAAGCCATGGGTTTCTTATGCAATTCCAAAAGAGGAGGACTTTGAAGAATTGGACATGGAGTCCACCTGGGCTGGGATGGAGAAGTGCCTGGACATGGGGTTGTGCAGGTGCATTGGTGTCAGCAATTTCTCCAGCAAGAAGATCCAAGGGCTTCTTGATTTTGCTTCTGTACCACCGGCCGTCAATCAG GTGGAAATGCATCCGATGTGGAGGCAAAGCAAGCTCCGAGAGACCTGTGCAGACGACAAAATCCACGTAAGCGCCTATTCACCACTTGGCGCGCCCGGTAATGCATGGGGATCGACAGCTGTGGTAGATAACCCAATCATTCAATCCATTGCTCTCAAGCACAAAGCAACCCCAGCTCAG GTTGCTCTGAAATGGGGATTATCGAAAGGATCAAGTGTGATAGTCAAGAGCTTTAATCAGCATCGGATGAAGGACAACATGGGGTCCTTTGATCTGAAGTTGGACGATCAAGATTTCCTTGAAATTGACAAGTTGGAAGAGTGGAAGATCATGAGAGGAGAGTTCCTTGTTAATGAAACAACAAGTCCATACAGGACGATTCAGGATCTGTGGGATGGTGAAATTTAA
- the LOC108991541 gene encoding NADPH-dependent aldo-keto reductase, chloroplastic-like has product MRNNIHEVRLNCGITMPVMGFGTFSFENDRETTEKAIHMALKMGYRHFDTARIYGSEPAVGNALTEAILDRTVEREDIFVTSKLWGSDHHNPVSALQKTLQKMSMEYVDMYLVHWPVKLKPWVSYAIPKEEDFEESDMESTWAGMEKCLDMGLCRCIGVSNFSSKKIQGLLDFASVPPAVNQVEMHPMWRQSKLRETCADDKIHVSAYSPLGAPGNAWGSTAVVDNPIIQSIALKHKATPAQVALKWGLSKGSSVIVKSFNQHRMKDNMVSFDLKLDDQDFLEIDKLEEWKIMRGEFLVNETTSPYRTIQDLWDGEI; this is encoded by the exons ATGAGGAACAATATTCATGAGGTGCGTTTGAACTGTGGCATTACAATGCCTGTCATGGGATTTGGCACTTTTTCCTTCGAAAATGATCGGGAGACAACAGAGAAAGCCATCCATATGGCCCTCAAG ATGGGTTACAGGCATTTTGATACAGCAAGGATATATGGTTCGGAGCCAGCGGTGGGAAATGCTTTAACAGAAGCAATTCTCGATCGGACTGTAGAGAGAGAAGATATTTTTGTTACGTCTAAACTGTGGGGGAGTGATCACCATAATCCTGTTTCAGCACTCCAGAAAACTCTACA GAAGATGAGCATGGAATATGTGGACATGTATCTGGTTCACTGGCCAGTCAAGTTAAAGCCATGGGTTTCTTATGCAATCCCAAAAGAGGAGGACTTTGAAGAATCGGACATGGAGTCCACCTGGGCTGGGATGGAGAAGTGCCTGGACATGGGGTTGTGCAGGTGCATTGGTGTCAGCAATTTCTCCAGCAAGAAGATCCAAGGGCTGCTTGATTTTGCTTCTGTACCACCGGCCGTCAATCAG GTGGAAATGCATCCGATGTGGAGGCAAAGCAAGCTCCGAGAGACCTGTGCAGACGACAAAATCCACGTAAGCGCCTATTCACCACTTGGCGCGCCCGGTAATGCATGGGGATCGACAGCTGTGGTAGATAACCCAATCATTCAATCCATTGCTCTCAAGCACAAAGCAACCCCAGCTCAG GTTGCTCTGAAATGGGGATTATCGAAAGGATCAAGTGTGATAGTCAAGAGCTTTAATCAGCATCGGATGAAGGACAACATGGTGTCCTTTGATCTGAAGTTGGACGATCAAGATTTCCTTGAAATTGACAAGTTGGAAGAGTGGAAGATCATGAGAGGGGAGTTCCTTGTTAATGAAACAACAAGCCCATACAGGACGATTCAGGATCTGTGGGATGGTGAAATTTAA